From the Bacteroidales bacterium genome, one window contains:
- a CDS encoding LytTR family DNA-binding domain-containing protein, producing MKCLIVDDEPLAQQVIEEFVSRVPFLTAVATCSNASEAAEALRNNQVDLIFLDIHMPRISGLEFISTYPNPPQFILVTAYSEYALQGFNVNATDYLMKPVPFDRFLKAVNKAYELWRLRTNKGAPSQEQQAQRYILVKSGYQTLKVMLDSIIYIEGLKDYVKIQTESKKSILSLLTMKGLAETLPSDKFMRIHKSYIISIERITSISRNRVMVGDKWIPIGENYKEAFRERMFK from the coding sequence ATGAAATGCCTGATAGTTGATGATGAACCGCTGGCACAACAGGTTATTGAAGAATTCGTTTCACGGGTGCCTTTTCTCACTGCCGTAGCCACTTGCAGTAATGCCAGTGAAGCAGCAGAGGCGTTGAGAAATAACCAGGTAGATCTCATTTTTCTTGATATTCATATGCCGCGGATTTCAGGTCTTGAATTCATAAGCACCTATCCCAATCCTCCCCAGTTTATCCTGGTAACTGCATATTCGGAGTATGCCCTGCAGGGATTCAATGTAAATGCAACCGATTACCTGATGAAGCCGGTGCCATTCGACCGGTTTCTGAAAGCGGTGAATAAAGCCTATGAATTGTGGCGTCTCCGGACCAATAAAGGCGCACCGTCGCAGGAACAGCAGGCACAACGATATATCCTTGTAAAGTCAGGCTACCAAACACTTAAGGTAATGCTTGACAGCATTATCTATATTGAAGGGCTTAAGGATTACGTTAAGATACAAACGGAAAGCAAAAAGTCTATTCTGTCCCTGCTCACAATGAAAGGTCTTGCAGAAACACTGCCTTCGGATAAATTCATGCGGATTCATAAATCGTACATAATCAGCATCGAACGCATCACATCCATTTCACGCAATCGCGTCATGGTAGGCGATAAATGGATTCCGATCGGCGAAAACTACAAGGAAGCGTTCAGGGAGAGGATGTTTAAGTAA
- a CDS encoding DUF3267 domain-containing protein, whose translation MENLQNNVPAEVTFEESRLMLFMVIAIVPFYLAGDLIFDLIWRHREPLIEMNLPFWTKFLIVLAAIPVHELIHGLIFGLYAPNGFRSVRFGFSLSMGSPYCHCSDAVKVKHYRRAGIAPFILLGLLPYLFSLFTGVSWIKVFGLLLSIGGFGDVLVWIKLLKYNKNLLIRDHPDKMGFVIV comes from the coding sequence ATGGAAAATCTTCAAAATAATGTTCCTGCAGAAGTAACCTTCGAGGAATCAAGGTTAATGCTGTTTATGGTCATTGCTATAGTTCCTTTTTATCTTGCCGGGGATCTTATTTTTGACCTGATTTGGCGGCACAGGGAGCCTCTTATTGAAATGAATTTGCCATTCTGGACCAAGTTTCTCATTGTACTTGCAGCCATTCCGGTTCATGAATTAATTCATGGACTAATATTTGGCCTATATGCTCCTAATGGATTCCGATCAGTCCGTTTCGGATTCAGTCTTTCAATGGGTTCTCCTTACTGCCATTGTTCTGATGCGGTTAAGGTTAAACATTACAGGAGGGCCGGAATTGCGCCGTTTATTCTGCTTGGACTGTTACCCTACCTGTTTTCGCTTTTCACCGGTGTCAGCTGGATAAAGGTGTTTGGTTTGCTCCTTTCAATTGGTGGTTTCGGAGATGTGCTTGTGTGGATCAAACTGCTTAAATACAATAAAAATCTGCTGATCAGGGATCACCCGGATAAGATGGGATTTGTTATTGTTTGA
- the ddlA gene encoding D-alanine--D-alanine ligase, producing MRKIKVAIVFGGRSAEHEVSLQSARNVIESLDKNKYEPVLIGIDKEGRWYLNENSIKLLDATDPRLIRLSAGNNEVALIPNGSSSQLISLSDNNEIGRVDVIFPVLHGPYGEDGTVQGLAKLANLPCVGAGILGSSVGMDKDVMKRLLRDAGIPIGKFVTLTAVNRNKYTYPKLAQELGTILFVKPANLGSSVGISKVRNEQEYEKAVDLAFQYDLKVIIEEEIKGREIECAILGNEEPMASIPGEIIPLSDFYSYEAKYIDEHGAALEIPAKLPAHLVKKIQEIAVATYKTLECLGLARVDSFLTPDEKVIVNEINTIPGFTKISMYPKLWEYSGIPYTELVDRLIQLAIDDYEKRNKLKVSVEL from the coding sequence ATGAGAAAAATCAAAGTTGCCATTGTCTTCGGCGGTCGTTCAGCCGAACATGAGGTTTCATTGCAGTCAGCACGAAATGTTATTGAATCACTCGATAAAAATAAATATGAACCTGTCCTTATTGGAATTGATAAAGAAGGCCGCTGGTACCTGAATGAAAATTCGATTAAATTGCTTGATGCCACCGATCCGCGTTTGATCAGGCTTTCGGCAGGCAATAATGAAGTGGCTCTTATACCAAACGGAAGCTCCAGTCAGCTGATCAGCCTGTCAGATAACAATGAGATCGGCAGGGTGGATGTGATTTTCCCTGTGCTCCATGGCCCTTATGGCGAGGACGGGACAGTGCAGGGACTTGCCAAACTGGCCAATCTTCCGTGCGTGGGTGCCGGTATTTTGGGAAGTTCGGTGGGAATGGACAAAGATGTGATGAAACGGCTGTTGCGTGACGCGGGAATACCCATTGGCAAATTTGTAACTCTCACCGCTGTTAACAGGAATAAGTACACCTACCCGAAACTCGCTCAGGAACTCGGTACCATATTATTTGTAAAGCCGGCCAACCTTGGATCATCGGTGGGAATTTCAAAAGTAAGAAACGAACAGGAGTATGAAAAGGCCGTCGATCTTGCTTTTCAATATGACCTTAAAGTGATTATCGAGGAGGAAATAAAGGGCCGCGAAATAGAATGCGCCATTCTTGGTAACGAAGAACCAATGGCTTCCATCCCGGGCGAAATCATCCCGTTATCCGATTTTTATTCATATGAAGCCAAGTATATCGATGAACATGGCGCCGCTCTTGAGATTCCTGCAAAATTACCGGCCCACCTGGTAAAGAAAATTCAGGAAATAGCCGTTGCTACCTATAAAACTCTCGAATGCCTGGGACTGGCCAGGGTGGATTCATTTCTTACACCGGATGAAAAGGTGATTGTTAACGAGATCAATACAATCCCCGGATTTACCAAAATCAGCATGTATCCCAAACTATGGGAATACTCGGGAATTCCTTATACTGAACTGGTAGACCGGCTCATTCAGCTGGCGATCGACGATTATGAGAAACGCAACAAATTAAAAGTTTCTGTAGAATTGTAA
- a CDS encoding histidine kinase codes for MSNRILRIFYHIGGWILLYLLPPLALQSELKLPHNFGDFMYWFIVIICFYINYLWLVPKFLSRGKFPQYFAFIFLMLVFTYSANEIYIRQAHRMEEAKNGVTRQKDEQPRRKWPRFRGYNSALFCFAVLALGTSIKATESWYENEKQRKEMENQKLGAELSLLKSQINPHFFFNTLNSIYSLAIIKSDRTPEAVIKLSEIMRYIIYDTERKQVPLSKEVEYIANYIELQRLRLSKHIQVEFTTELSKEESIIEPLLLLPFVENAFKHGIDPETGGKIIVSIVQEGNILRLHVENPLIENNTPKDGSSGLGMSNTLKRLKLLYHDHYTLTAGPVDKSYILDLILKLKENEMPDS; via the coding sequence ATGAGCAACCGGATCCTGAGAATTTTCTATCACATCGGCGGCTGGATATTATTGTACCTTTTACCGCCCCTGGCTTTGCAGAGCGAACTGAAATTGCCTCACAATTTCGGTGATTTCATGTATTGGTTTATCGTGATAATCTGTTTCTATATTAATTACCTGTGGCTTGTGCCGAAATTTCTGAGCAGAGGCAAATTTCCCCAGTATTTTGCCTTTATTTTCCTGATGCTTGTTTTTACCTATTCGGCAAACGAAATCTATATCAGGCAGGCCCATAGGATGGAGGAGGCCAAAAATGGGGTAACCCGTCAAAAGGATGAACAGCCCAGGAGAAAATGGCCCCGTTTCAGGGGATATAACTCGGCGCTTTTCTGTTTTGCCGTACTGGCGCTGGGAACAAGTATTAAAGCCACAGAAAGCTGGTATGAAAATGAAAAACAGCGTAAGGAGATGGAGAATCAGAAACTGGGCGCAGAATTATCTCTGCTCAAATCGCAGATTAATCCTCATTTCTTCTTCAATACCCTCAACAGCATTTATTCGCTTGCCATTATTAAATCCGACAGAACTCCGGAAGCGGTAATCAAGCTCTCCGAGATCATGAGGTATATCATTTATGATACCGAGCGAAAGCAGGTACCTCTTTCAAAAGAAGTTGAATATATTGCCAATTACATTGAGTTGCAGCGCCTGAGACTCTCGAAACACATACAGGTGGAATTTACTACCGAACTGAGCAAGGAGGAATCCATTATTGAACCGCTCTTGTTGCTTCCTTTTGTTGAAAACGCCTTCAAACACGGCATCGATCCCGAAACAGGAGGAAAAATTATCGTTTCAATTGTCCAGGAAGGAAACATTCTGCGACTTCACGTTGAAAATCCGCTTATTGAGAATAATACACCGAAAGACGGATCATCGGGCCTGGGCATGAGCAACACCCTGAAAAGACTCAAACTGTTGTATCATGACCATTATACATTGACAGCAGGGCCTGTTGACAAAAGTTATATTCTTGACCTCATTCTTAAGTTAAAGGAAAATGAAATGCCTGATAGTTGA
- a CDS encoding nuclear transport factor 2 family protein — translation MKKYVVVLGLSAALMFFLTSCKPKVDNEKEIQAIKSVINAETQAWIDRNPEKMKEFYIHDALQTRVNIQDSVYTIATGWEKRSVAIDTLAKYADWKGVDAFKVEKEYLAIKVSGDAAWAVLKETQNMVYNGSPATAVSIINVMLEKVDKNWKISCFVKSSI, via the coding sequence ATGAAAAAATATGTGGTTGTTTTGGGTCTCTCCGCTGCATTGATGTTCTTCCTTACATCATGCAAGCCAAAAGTGGATAATGAAAAGGAAATTCAGGCTATAAAGTCGGTGATCAATGCCGAAACCCAGGCATGGATTGACCGTAACCCTGAAAAAATGAAGGAATTCTACATTCATGATGCCCTGCAAACCCGCGTTAACATTCAGGACTCTGTTTACACAATAGCTACGGGCTGGGAAAAGCGATCGGTAGCTATTGATACACTGGCTAAATACGCCGACTGGAAAGGTGTGGATGCTTTCAAGGTGGAAAAGGAATACCTGGCCATTAAAGTTTCCGGAGATGCTGCATGGGCAGTACTTAAGGAAACACAGAATATGGTTTACAACGGATCTCCCGCCACTGCTGTCTCTATCATTAACGTGATGCTTGAAAAGGTGGACAAGAACTGGAAAATATCATGCTTTGTGAAGTCGAGTATTTAG